The segment TGGAGCCCGAAGATGTTGTAAGGCAAGCTATCAACTCAGGCTGCAAATCAATATCTTACACATATAACGAGCCTTCAATATTCTATGAATATGTTCTCGATACAGCAAAACTTGCAAGGAAAAAAGGATTGAAAAATGTAATGGTTACAAACGGATATATAAATCCTGAACCGTTAAAAGAACTGTACAAATATATTGATGCGGCGAATGTTGATATTAAGGGATTTACAGAAGAATTTTACAAAAAAATAGCTGATGCAAAATTAAAGCCTGTTTTGGAAGCATTAAAGCTAATGCAGAAAGCAGGGACTTGGATCGAAATTACAAATCTAATAATCCCGACTTTAAATGATGACCTTAAAAAAATAGAGAAAATGTGCATTTGGATCAAAGAAAATCTCGGCATTAATGTTCCGCTGCATTTTACAGCATTCTACCCGACATACAAATTAACAGGTAAGCCAGCTACATCAGCTGAAATACTGAAAAAAGCGCATGATGTTGCTAAGAAAATAGGATTGAATTACGTTTATGTCGGCAATGTAGCAAACGAATACAACAACACATACTGCCCGAAATGCAGAAAGCTTTTAATAAAGAGAACAGGATTCTTCAGTGTTTTGAGCAACAACTTAGTGAAGGGAAAATGCGCAGACTGCAAAGAAAAGATACCTGGCGTTTGGGAATAAGGATTTTCTTGTTCTTAGCTGTTCTTTTATTTTTAATAAAAACAATAAGAGCAGAAATTGTAGTCAACGAAATAATGTACGATTATCCCGGTTCTGACTCTAATCATGAATGGATCGATATTTACAACAATGGAAGTGAAGCAGTCAATCTGAGCGGATGGAAGTTTAGGGAAGGAGGAACAGATCATAGTCTGACTCTGAATAATGGAAGCTACATATTAAATGCAAGCGAATATGCAGTTATCGCAGATGATGCAGCTACATTTTTAACAGATTACTTTGATTTTAACTCAACATTGCTTGATTCATCGTTTGATCTGAGCAATTCAGGAGAAGAGCTGTTGCTGAAAAATAAGACCTTGGATGTTGTTTTCAATATGACTTACAATGTTTCCCTTGGCGCAGCTGGCAATAATAAAACCCTGTGTATTTTTAATGGCACATGGCAGGAATGCATTGCAACACCCGGCGCAATAAACAATATTTCTGTGCAGACAAACCAGACCAATGCAACACTCGATGTAAGCATGAGCGTTTATCTGAGCGACATAATAAACATCGATGTTTTGTATGATAATTTGTTTAAATTTGAAATCCTGAATAAGGCAGACTGCTCTGCAAAAGACAATGTTACTTTTTATTTTAATATCACAAATGCGTCAAACTCATTGGTTTTTGAAAATACAACAACGAGAACAGACATCGGCTGCAGTGCATACGCGAATACAGGCGAATTAACAATGAATCTGACAGGGAATTACACAATTTGCGGCAGAATAACCAATTCAACCATCAATGACACAAATCCATCAAATGATTTTGCATGCAAAAACTTCACAGTCATTGATACACGCTCAACTCCCTGCAACATTTCAATAAATTTGACATCTGATAAAACAATTTACTTGACAAACGAGTCAATTGCCTTTAGTAATAACTTGAATGACAAAACATTCCCTTATAAAATTGAATACTGGAAAGAAGATTTATTCGGAACACAGATTGGCAGCAGGACAAATACAACAAACACAAACCAAAAGACATGGAGCCCGAGCATTGACGAGCTTGACCAGGCTTTCTTCATAAAAAACAGGATTGCATATGTTGCATGCAATGACACAAACAGCGCAGATGATTATTCTGAAAAAATGGTTGTTGTAAGGGGAACAAACAGGACTGACAACTCAGTCATACAGATAGATGAAGTTTATCTTGGAACTGACAATAAGGCGAAATTTGGAGATTCCTTAAGATTCAAAGTCATTATTTACAAGGGGAATTCAACAAAGACAAGCGTTCAGGCATGGCTCGAAAGCGGCGGAGAAAAAATCAGCAAGACAACAAGCA is part of the Candidatus Woesearchaeota archaeon genome and harbors:
- the amrS gene encoding AmmeMemoRadiSam system radical SAM enzyme yields the protein MKQALYYKKLKENLIQCQLCPRFCTIKPGEIGDCRVRKNIGGKLFSLVYAEPCAVSVDPIEKKPLYHFLPGSTSFSIGTTGCNLHCSHCQNWTTSQANAGEVPTTILEPEDVVRQAINSGCKSISYTYNEPSIFYEYVLDTAKLARKKGLKNVMVTNGYINPEPLKELYKYIDAANVDIKGFTEEFYKKIADAKLKPVLEALKLMQKAGTWIEITNLIIPTLNDDLKKIEKMCIWIKENLGINVPLHFTAFYPTYKLTGKPATSAEILKKAHDVAKKIGLNYVYVGNVANEYNNTYCPKCRKLLIKRTGFFSVLSNNLVKGKCADCKEKIPGVWE
- a CDS encoding lamin tail domain-containing protein yields the protein MRRLQRKDTWRLGIRIFLFLAVLLFLIKTIRAEIVVNEIMYDYPGSDSNHEWIDIYNNGSEAVNLSGWKFREGGTDHSLTLNNGSYILNASEYAVIADDAATFLTDYFDFNSTLLDSSFDLSNSGEELLLKNKTLDVVFNMTYNVSLGAAGNNKTLCIFNGTWQECIATPGAINNISVQTNQTNATLDVSMSVYLSDIINIDVLYDNLFKFEILNKADCSAKDNVTFYFNITNASNSLVFENTTTRTDIGCSAYANTGELTMNLTGNYTICGRITNSTINDTNPSNDFACKNFTVIDTRSTPCNISINLTSDKTIYLTNESIAFSNNLNDKTFPYKIEYWKEDLFGTQIGSRTNTTNTNQKTWSPSIDELDQAFFIKNRIAYVACNDTNSADDYSEKMVVVRGTNRTDNSVIQIDEVYLGTDNKAKFGDSLRFKVIIYKGNSTKTSVQAWLESGGEKISKTTSTNIYGNYQNHTITMPVQIEANCNGAISDGNYNLVVEGLNASDRETVYVEGTTSSLCQTVTRYSSSSDTGSQTPLNIEQESETPITSFVYDKVRFNIASPTMIEFGKEFIINITAANTADDEKELYAWAYIFKGRKSITNPMQNRKHLALSKNESMQIYLPVVVEDENIDPGDYKLMVKLNSSARKSLKSVSKAVELIFNQEYAGKKAVFLKSEGESAGKTQAEFDSESFNNGLEFDSINKVTGSVVLNADVYESTTVKAKKLVKYFIVSAFGLFVIMLIWRKV